From uncultured Bacteroides sp.:
CTTTCTTCTGAAGAAGGGATTCTTCCAATGAACGGACCGTATCGGTTAGAATAGCAGTCTGTACAGATAGCCTTTCTATCTGCGCAGACTGCTGCTGAAGTTGTGCAGACTGCTGCCTATTTTGCTCCAGCAGAACCTTTTCTCTTTCGGAAGAAAGTCTGAGCTGATCTTCTAATAGTTCAACAATCCGTTTGTAATTCATGCCTTAAAGGTACGAATAATTGTTAGGATTACCAAGAAAAATAAAGGTTATTGCTTATCTATATATTTGTATATCAACGTATTAAATCTGCATAGAATCGTTTCCTGTACTTTACGGAACGGATGCAGACGCCCTCCATTATCAGAACGAACGTCGTCCATTTCATCTCATACTGACCACTGGAAGGATTAAAACAGGGTATCTCAAAAGTGCCTCTTTCAAGTTTCTTCTGATATAAAACAAAACCTCCGTTCTCCCAGTGTAGGATCTTGATTGACTCTCTGTTCTTACCTACAAACAGAAAAACCTCTCCCGATAGC
This genomic window contains:
- the tnpB gene encoding IS66 family insertion sequence element accessory protein TnpB (TnpB, as the term is used for proteins encoded by IS66 family insertion elements, is considered an accessory protein, since TnpC, encoded by a neighboring gene, is a DDE family transposase.) produces the protein MFALTESMSYFLCPHYVDMRKGIYSLYQLVKSDMKRNPLSGEVFLFVGKNRESIKILHWENGGFVLYQKKLERGTFEIPCFNPSSGQYEMKWTTFVLIMEGVCIRSVKYRKRFYADLIR